A single Brucella intermedia LMG 3301 DNA region contains:
- the leuA gene encoding 2-isopropylmalate synthase produces MNQSVTTPQSKSVSERKGMPIAGSKYSPFPVPQLDDRTWPSRRIEKAPIWCSVDLRDGNQALIDPMGHDRKERMFRLLVDMGFPEIEIGFPSASQTDFDFCRWAIEHGNVPDEVELQVLVQCRPELITRTFEALEGAKSPIIHFYNSTSELQRRVVFAKDVGGIKQIATDAAKMIMDMAAKAANSTDGGYRFQYSPESFTGTELDVALEICNAVIEIVKPTADNKLIVNLPSTVEMNTPNVYADQIEWMCRNLDNRENLIVSLHPHNDRGTGIAATELGLMAGADRVEGTLFGNGERTGNVDVVTLALNMYTQGVDPELDCTDINRMKEVYEYSNQLKIAERHPYVGELVYTAFSGSHQDAINKGMKARRSANSPIWEVPYLPIDPQDVGRSYEAIIRINSQSGKGGIAYILQADYGLNLPRNLQVEFREIIQNITDEEGKELPSKRIHDEFQKLYVTQPGARIKFVDHHTMPDPEQKGRRILTAEITDNGVTRNIEGKGTGPIDGFVDALSKYLGVKMSVVDYSEHSLQQGSDASAISYVEMAHPGGKLFGAGINDNIVSASLEAIVSAANRVIGR; encoded by the coding sequence ATGAATCAATCCGTCACCACGCCGCAATCGAAGTCCGTCTCCGAGCGCAAAGGCATGCCGATTGCAGGCAGCAAATATTCACCTTTCCCGGTTCCGCAGCTCGATGACCGCACCTGGCCGTCCAGACGCATCGAAAAGGCCCCGATCTGGTGTTCGGTCGACCTGCGCGACGGCAATCAGGCATTGATCGACCCGATGGGCCACGACCGCAAGGAGCGCATGTTCCGCCTGCTGGTCGATATGGGTTTTCCGGAAATCGAAATCGGCTTTCCGTCCGCTTCGCAGACGGATTTCGACTTCTGCCGTTGGGCCATTGAGCATGGCAATGTGCCGGACGAAGTGGAGTTGCAGGTGCTGGTTCAGTGCCGTCCCGAACTGATCACGCGCACTTTCGAGGCGCTGGAAGGCGCGAAGTCGCCGATCATCCATTTCTACAATTCCACCAGTGAATTGCAGCGCCGCGTGGTCTTCGCCAAGGATGTCGGCGGTATCAAGCAGATCGCGACCGACGCCGCCAAGATGATCATGGACATGGCTGCCAAGGCAGCCAATTCTACAGATGGCGGCTATCGCTTCCAGTATTCGCCGGAAAGCTTCACCGGCACCGAACTGGATGTGGCGCTGGAAATCTGCAATGCCGTCATCGAGATCGTGAAGCCGACGGCGGACAACAAGCTGATCGTCAATCTGCCCTCGACGGTCGAGATGAACACGCCGAACGTCTATGCCGATCAGATCGAATGGATGTGCCGCAATCTCGACAATCGCGAGAACCTGATCGTCTCGCTGCACCCGCATAATGATCGCGGCACGGGCATCGCCGCCACTGAACTCGGCCTGATGGCGGGCGCCGACCGCGTTGAAGGTACGCTGTTCGGCAATGGCGAACGCACCGGCAATGTGGATGTGGTGACGCTGGCGCTCAACATGTACACGCAGGGCGTGGACCCGGAACTGGACTGCACCGACATCAACCGGATGAAGGAAGTCTATGAATATTCGAACCAGTTGAAGATCGCCGAGCGCCACCCTTATGTCGGCGAACTGGTCTATACGGCTTTCTCAGGCTCGCATCAGGATGCGATCAACAAGGGCATGAAGGCGCGCCGTTCGGCGAATTCGCCTATCTGGGAAGTGCCTTATCTGCCGATCGATCCGCAGGATGTGGGCCGCTCCTACGAAGCCATCATCCGCATCAATTCGCAGTCGGGCAAGGGCGGCATCGCCTATATCCTGCAAGCGGATTACGGCCTGAACCTGCCGCGCAACCTGCAGGTCGAATTCCGCGAGATCATCCAGAACATTACCGATGAAGAAGGCAAGGAACTGCCGTCGAAGCGCATTCACGACGAGTTCCAGAAGCTCTACGTGACGCAGCCCGGCGCACGCATCAAGTTCGTGGATCATCACACCATGCCCGATCCCGAGCAGAAGGGCCGTCGCATTCTCACCGCCGAAATCACCGATAACGGCGTGACCAGGAATATCGAGGGCAAGGGAACCGGCCCGATCGACGGTTTTGTCGATGCGCTGTCCAAATATCTCGGCGTAAAGATGTCGGTCGTCGACTATTCCGAACATTCGCTACAGCAGGGTTCGGACGCTTCGGCCATTTCCTACGTCGAAATGGCTCATCCGGGCGGCAAGCTGTTCGGCGCCGGTATCAACGACAATATCGTCAGTGCTTCACTGGAAGCAATCGTCTCGGCGGCCAACCGGGTGATTGGTCGTTAA
- a CDS encoding cation diffusion facilitator family transporter: MDASAKVRRLAAWSIPIAFGVMGLKYLAYALTGSVALYSDALESIVNVIAAVGAWWAIRMSYKPADGNHPFGHHKAEYISAVVEGVLITVAALLIFREAWFALETPRKLDEPWLGLAINTAAAVINGLWATLLIRTGRKFRSPALEADGKHIMTDVFTSAGVLVGLVGAVVTGWAILDPLLAILVAINILWQGWHVINSSVQGLMDIAVEPTEEMRIRDVISANAGGAIEVHDLKTRIAGRVTFIEFHLVVAADMSVGDAHVICDRIEDALKKEIDSARVVIHVEPEDEAKLPPGTSAVPFA; this comes from the coding sequence ATGGACGCGAGTGCAAAGGTTCGGCGGCTTGCCGCTTGGTCTATCCCCATTGCTTTCGGTGTGATGGGCCTGAAATATCTGGCCTATGCGCTGACCGGTTCCGTGGCGCTTTATTCGGATGCACTGGAATCCATCGTCAATGTGATTGCGGCGGTCGGCGCATGGTGGGCAATCCGCATGAGCTACAAGCCAGCGGATGGCAATCACCCTTTCGGGCATCACAAGGCCGAATATATTTCGGCTGTCGTGGAAGGCGTCCTGATCACGGTCGCCGCGCTCCTGATCTTCCGCGAGGCGTGGTTTGCGCTGGAAACCCCGCGCAAGCTCGATGAACCCTGGCTGGGCCTTGCCATCAACACTGCTGCGGCCGTCATAAACGGCCTGTGGGCGACCTTGCTGATTCGCACCGGCCGCAAGTTCCGCTCGCCCGCGCTGGAAGCCGACGGCAAGCACATCATGACCGATGTTTTCACCTCGGCTGGCGTTCTGGTCGGCCTTGTCGGTGCGGTGGTGACGGGCTGGGCCATACTCGATCCGCTGCTTGCCATACTGGTCGCCATAAACATTCTCTGGCAGGGCTGGCATGTCATCAATTCCTCGGTGCAGGGGCTGATGGATATTGCCGTCGAACCGACCGAGGAAATGCGCATCCGCGACGTGATTTCAGCCAATGCGGGGGGCGCCATCGAAGTTCACGACCTCAAGACGCGCATTGCCGGCCGGGTCACCTTCATCGAGTTTCACCTGGTCGTTGCCGCCGATATGAGCGTCGGCGATGCCCATGTGATTTGCGACCGTATCGAAGATGCCCTGAAGAAGGAGATCGACAGCGCGCGCGTGGTGATCCATGTGGAGCCGGAGGACGAGGCAAAGCTGCCGCCGGGAACCAGCGCTGTGCCATTTGCCTGA